The genomic segment CAGGCCCtgaccccagccctggggccaGCCCTCCTGTCCCCACGGCAGGGAGCTCCTTGCCTGGACCTCAGAGGGGGATGACATTTCTGGGATGGAGGATGGCCcatgtgggctgggctgggcccagCACTCAGCCAGATCTTCCTGCTACAGCATGGCCCCAGGGGCAGAGTCTGGGGAGGGGACCTGGCCCAGGTGCCCGCTGTTGGTACCAGATGTTGGGGGCCACCACAAAGTCAGGGAGAAGATGCCCTGGTCCTCGATGGTGGGGAAGTGCAGAGTTAGtggcaggaaggggtgggggtggtgggtcTGCAGGCCGAACAGGAGGAGGAGGCCAGTGGGTGGATGAAGTGGGCAGATGGGATTCCACGGTGGTTTCATACCTGGAGAACAAGTTTTCTGAGCCTCCGGGGCCAGGTCTGGGTGGGGTTGGGATGAGCTGCAGTCACTGGGTGGGGGTCCTCAGGGGCACATCTCCGAGCCACACAGCACCTGCTGCGGCTGGAAGGCGAGGGGCACACACTCTCCGCCACGTGGTGCTGCTGAGGTGCAGCCATCCGCGATCCCAGGGCCAGCTCACCATTTGAGGAACCTGGCTGGGGATGCGTGACCTGCCTGGAGGGACCTGGGGGCTCCTGGGGGCTCTGTCTGGAGGACCCCTGGAGGGCTAACGTGTGACCGATGTGGGACACCTGGGCCTGGGCTGCGCGGTGACCCCATCACTCCCAGCCAGGCGGGTCTGGGTGCGACGCCGGGACGGACCTTGGCTGGGCTGCGGGAGTGGGGAACAACACACCGAGAGAGGGGTAGGCCCGTGGGGTCTGTGCTCAGGAGGCCCAGGCTTGGGGAGGGCCGGAGGAGGCTAGCTGAGCCCCTGGGGAGGTGTCCTGTGGCTGGCCTGTCTGAGCACAGCTCTAAAGATAGCCGCAGAGCCTGGCTCCTGGGAGAATATTGGGACTCAGCACGGACAGCTGCCCTGACAGGTGCAGGGGTGTCAGCAGGCGGCCCCTGCGTCCTGAGCCAGGTTGGATGTCCCCGCCCCGACCCCACCCCGCAGTCCCCAGGAAGGACTCCGGGCCAATGTGGGTCTCCCCGGCTTCAGGGGTCTTCCTTGGGCGGTTTCCGTAAGCTTGTGTTCCTGGGCCTGTGCGTGCCCTCCACTGGCCGCCACTCCCCCCGGCACCGTGGAAGCTACTGGTATGTGGTCCCCCCACCAGCACTCTGGCCCCACCTTCAGCcccagagaaatttatttttgattctgGAAAAAGGAGTTGCTGAGGAGTctggtttattttaaaatccaggGAAGGGAAAACACATTTGCCACCTGAGGTCATCTGCCCGGCTGCTCCAGGGCGAGATGCAGGTGGAGGGGTGGTGCTCAGCATTGACACAGCATGTGGGCGGTGGAGGAGGGTTACTTTGTGCCTTGTGGAGTCAATGTGTGCCTACAGCTTCCTTGGGAAGGAAtgagtggggagggggcgggtcaagaggccctccccccaccccaggccccgcAGAGGCCACAGAGGACGGGTGTCAGGCAGCAGTCCTCAGAGGGTTCAGAAAAGAGCCCAGCTGCCCTGTAGGATCCGCCTTGGCGTTCCCACTCCCAGCCCAGGAAACGGCACAGGTGATTTACTAGCTTCCCAGTGGAAGGCCCAGAGCCAGGACTCCCCAGCAAATGGAGACGGAGCAGGGTCTGCTCAGGCCCCGGTGGCTGCCGAGGGGCTTCCCCTTGGGCAGATTTACCGAGCACATTCTGTGTGCCCTGCATTCTCTTCTCTTTAGAATCGGAAGTGATCTCTCCTAGCAGTGGAGCAGGGATGCTTGTGAGCCCCGAGCCCTGGTTCTCCGGGAGTTTATGCCTGGAGCAGCACAGGGCCCAAGGCATGGGTGGTCCTACCACCAGACCCCCAAGCCCCGTTGCCATGGGAACTGTGTGTCAGCACAGCAGGCTCAGTTGGGAGGCTGTCCGGCCACCACTGCCCACCTCTGGGCAGCCTCTTTGCACACCCGGTCTTGGTCAGCTGTGTCTTCGCTGGGGCTGACCACAGATCTGGGGGAGACAGTCTCCTCTGAGGGTGCCAGCGTACCCCACCAGTGCAACCCCTGCCTCCCCAACAGAGGGCAGCAGAAGTGAGCGAGGACCTGTCTGATGTGAACCTTGACGCTTGGGGCTCCATGATCCTGAGGGCCGGAGTCGGGGAGACCCAGGGAGCAGGTTCTGCTAGGGTGGCCTTCTCAGGAAGACCTGAGCCCCCTTCTGCTGGAGAGGCTCCTAGGGTGAGGAAACTCTAGCTCTGCCGGGGGGCTGGGTCTGGGACCGGGGGTAGGGGTGGCAGGAGGGGGCACCCCAGGCAGTGCGGTCCCGGGAAGCGACTCGGAGGCCACATGGTCGGCCTGGCCTGTGAGTCCAGAGGGGCCGGCCACGGCCACGCCTCTCTGCTGGGAGCCAGCCTGCACTCAGGTTACATTTTGTAGCCGGACCCCGGATTCCCTGCCCAGAGCCTCGAGCCCCTTCCTGGGCTGTCCTCTGGGCTGGCCTGGGGCTGCTGCGGGCCTGGACTAGCCTCGGTGTGGCTGGGGCCGCACTGCAGCAGTGGGCGGGGCGGGACAGCCCAGGGAAGGAGGATAGCGAGAACTCTATTTCGCACTTTCTAATGTGCACTTacacttttcaaatatttgtacttgtggtgtgcgggcctcgaTGTGTGCTCAACCTGGTCCGAAAACGTCAGTGCCTGGAGGGGTCGCACCCACTCTGGGGAACCAGCACGTGCCGCCTGGGCCACTGCGCATGCGGAGCCAGTCGCGAGCCGCGCGCCTGGTGACGTCACCCCTCCGCTAACGGGTGCGCGCGCCGTTCTCCCTCCGGCCGCCAGGTGGAGGCTCCGGCGCCTTCTCGCTGCTGACGGCGCATGCGCCCACCCGGGTGAGCGTCTGCGTCTCCAATGTTTTCCGGGCCCTTGGAGCGTCCTCCTCGGTCCGCGTTGTGCTTCCGGCGCGAAGGTCACGGGCAAGATGGTGCCGCCAGTGCAGGTCTCTCCGCTCATCAAGGTGAACCAGGTTTCGCGGGCGCGGCCGGGTGCTCGGCTCCGCGTAGGCCCGCGCGTGAGCGACTCCGCGGAGCTCGAGACCTCCGGCCCGGCCTCCGCTCGACGGGACAACCAACCCTCTCTcaccccgccccgcgccccgACCCGGAGGCTGCGATtttcccccgccccccgcatCGGCCCCAGACGCCGCGGGTGCGAGCCCCCCCTTCCCCGCACGCGTCCCCCGCGCCCGGGACCCCCCGCGGGCTGAGAAAGCCCCCGGACCCCGGTTCCGCTCCGCCGGTCCTGACCGCCCTTTCCCCGCAGCTCGGCCGTTACTCCGCCTTGTTCCTCGGCGTGGTTTACGGAGCCAAGCGCTACGGTGAGTGACCACGGGCGTATAAAGCCGTCCCAGCCCACGGGGCGCTCACGGGGCTTCTCGACGACGGTGCGGGGTCCCGGGTGCCGGGCAGGAGAGGGGCCAGGGCGGGAGGCGCCAGACCCAGGAACCCGAGCGGGCTGGACCCTTGAGCGCCGCCGCGGCAGGCGTGTAGTTTGGTCGGGCAGCCCCTTGCAGCACAGAGACCTGAGTGAGGGGCGGCAAGACGCCCGGGGTGGCAGCGGGGACCCTGTAGCTGCCCTCCGGGTGGGGCTCTCTGTTGAGGAGTGAGTGTCAGGCCTTTACGCATATCTAGGTAAAACAGGTACCTCTGGCGTTCACGGTGCACTTGAAGATGACTTTGCTTGTGCACTGAATTCCTTTTACTCAGTGCGTCGGTGAAAAATTCACTGATAtcatccctccctttccctttcctttaacAGATTACCTGAAACCCcgggcagaggaggagaggaggatagCAGCGGAGGAGAAGAAGCAGCAGGATGAGCAGAGGCGCATTGAGAGAGAATTGGCAGAAGGTACTCGTGTTGCCGAACCTCATGGATTTGTTCTCCACCCGCATTTCCAGAAACAGCTGCTGGTCCAGATGAGCCCCACAGTGGAGGGGAAGGGCCGCTGTCTTGGTCCCTGCTGGCCCCTGGGTCCTCttctgggggagtgggagggagagcaGGTGTGGGTGTTGGGGGTGCATGGTGCTAACTCCCTTTAGTGAGGCCTTGGGCGTGAACTGTCGGCCACCCTCAGCGAGGCCCCAGGACCAGAACCAGGCTCGCCTCTCCCTGCCTGTGGCGGTAGCTTGCAGTCAGGACGGGCAGGGGTAAGGAAGGCCTAGGATGGGAGTGGCAGCAGAGCATAGCCAGGCCCACCACGGGGTGAGATACTGGGTGGTTTAACACCAAACGTCGAAAGTGGGCCCTTTGGATGGCCCGAGTGTGTAATGGCTCGTCTGTTTTCCTTCCAATCTTTCAGCCCAAGAGGACAGCATATTAAAGTGAGCCCGCTTTTCCCTGGAGCAGTGTGGATGAATAAAGCCTCCTGTACTGTGTGATTCTCTGACTTCTCTTTACTGTCCTCGGTTGTTTGATTTCTGGACTCAGACTCAGCAGTTGTGTTCCTACCTTCTCAGGTCATGTGGGGTGCGGGTGGGGAGGGATTCCAGAAGAACCAGTCAGTGACCAGTGCATAAACCGGGCGGGATGCACAGAACCTCCGTCGCCCGCGCCGGGGTATCTGTGGCGGAGGCCAAAGGATGCATCTGTAGCGGAGACCCAGCTGGCCAGGCGTTGTGAGCACTGCTCCGTCTTCTGCGCTCCGAGCCTGGCCCAGACCCCTggatgggcaggggaggggcaggcttTGCagatggtgggggtgggatggccTGATGCCTCTACGGTTGGGACCTGGATCTCCATCGCCCTCCTGCACGTTCTCCCCTTGACcccagggaggggatgtggcCTCCTGAGGACCAGGCTGGGGTGCAGCTAGGTGTTCAGGGGCCTCAGGCCTTTGTGCCTGAGCAGACGGCAGACTCCACCCCTGGTGGCTGTGGCCTTTCACCCCCAGGCCTGGTGTCAAGTCGCTGTTCCCAGTTTTGTGCCAGGAGCACATTGCCTATGCTTAGAGCCCAGTTTATTTGTCAAATGAGTTCATCTGCAAACGTGAGGAGAAGGTGAGAAGCAGCGTACAGCCGTTTTCAGTTAAGGTGAGGCTGGAGTGCGTGGTGGTGCACACCCCCTGGGGTATCCTGAGGTTGGTGGGTAGCTGGCACTGGGTCCCCCTGGGAACCTGGAGGAGCCCCCAGTCGCAGGCCCTTGTCACCACCAGGTGCCACTGTGAGCTGAAGGTTTTGTGGGCGTGTCcttcgccccccaccccccacccccgccggggGTGCTGGCAGAGGGCAGCATCTTGAACCGGCCTTAGAACAACTCATTTGGCCTTGCAGTTCTGGCCAAGGCTGCAGCCAGGAAGAGTTTCCGGTATCTGGAAACATTGGCTTTGGAGCTCACGTTATGAGCTAAAGGTCCTTAATTTCTATCAGGTAACTTAAGACCCATTTCAAGCGTGAGTCTTGCATTGTCCCATTTGGGTCTGACTCGCTTTTCTTCCCGGCTCAGAACCATTAATTAGGTCCTTGGAGGCATGTGGTGGCTCCCATGAAGGAAACCTCAGTGGCGCAGGAGGACTTGGGCAGACCACAGGCGCTGGTCCGTCAGCGCGGTTCAGAGCAGCTCCCGGGCAGCGTTCATTACAGATTATTTTTGCACAGATCGCTCACGTCTGATCACTGCTGTTCTCACAGCCTGGACCTTTCTGGCAGGATTTTGCGGTTGGTCACAAATGAGCGTCCTCCACCAAGTAAAAAAAGGGCagtgtgttttcttttgattttattctcaatttttgtgcatgtattttttcctaGACCAGATGGGAATTGGCATCTGTGTATCCATTTCTCCACccatatatacatagatacacGTGCAGTGTGAATATATTCACCCGGTGGTTTTAGACACACAGTGTACAGACCCTTTTTGAAGATCTTGGTGGCATTACTGTGCATCCAAAATGTGGATGAGTGTAAGGTAGGCTGTACTGTTCAGACCGTTCGTAGTTGGCTTTGGTTCGTAAACACACAAACCTTAAATTGAAAATATCCAAAATGGCCTTCAGTTATTTTCTCAGGCTTCTTAACCACTTGTAGCAGTGGTTAGAGGCACAGCCCCAGTGGGGTGAGTGGGCAGGGGGCCCGCTGACCGGCTCACAGGATGCAGCAGGTGGAAGACTGGGGTGCCGGGCCGCCGTTGCAAACTTCTGTGCCGGCTGCAAGAGAAGACAGGACGGTGAGCGGTGAGTGAGAAACGGGCGCGCCAAGCTCCTCCCCTCCACACACCCTGCAGGAGGAAGGGCAGAGACGGGCTGGTTGGCCTAAGCCGATTAGCCCAGCAGTTACTAGTTTAGCCCTTGGTGACACTCCAGCCTGGGCCTCTCTGAAGCTGGCTTGTTTCTATTGGTTCCCTCCCCTGCGGGACGTTTCAGGGAATGGCGACAAAAGTCCCAGAGCGCAAGCGAAAACCAAGGCAGCAGCTCACAGGTTCTGATTTGGGGGGCGTGCTGAGTGGTTCCAATAGAGCCACGTTCCCGCACTGCAGGGTGAAGGTGAACAGGTGCAGCAGCGCGGGGAAAGACACCGCGCACGCTGACTCCTAGCTCGCTTCCTGTCGTTTTCTATGCGTCTGCTGTTATCTCAGGCTGGCGTGGGAGCGGAGGTAGAGTTTCTGAGCTCCCTAAGAGGGCACTGCTGATTGATTATGGAACAGAGGAGCTGTTAAGAGTTCACGCTATTTCAGCAgggcttttctcccttttataggAGGTAACACTGAGTTACTTCCCTCC from the Lagenorhynchus albirostris chromosome 4, mLagAlb1.1, whole genome shotgun sequence genome contains:
- the ATP5ME gene encoding ATP synthase subunit e, mitochondrial, which translates into the protein MVPPVQVSPLIKLGRYSALFLGVVYGAKRYDYLKPRAEEERRIAAEEKKQQDEQRRIERELAEAQEDSILK